A region from the Limnochordia bacterium genome encodes:
- a CDS encoding Nif3-like dinuclear metal center hexameric protein, translating into MRISDIATKLESLAPISYAEKWDNVGLLIGDPRTPVERLLVTLDVDADSVQYAIEQGCSLIIAHHPLIFKPIPRINQATELGRLISVLLKHDIGVYVAHTNMDAAREGLGHWVAELYHLQNVRILSTTQNQNLYKIVVYVPVGSEDKVRDALIKGGAGHIGDYSHCTFQVLGTGTFLPLEGTSPYIGSVGSLERVDELRLETIVPGHHLHRALSLMMAAHPYEEVAYDVYKLENRAEVGIGRIGHLPKEMTLRELAEYTEEMLHTTVRVSGQLERPINKVAICPGSGGNLVHTAGSKGADVFVTGDIKYHEALEAQARGLALIDAGHRATELPFVERVACYLQDEAISVYHYVPKERSVLQTLTMASDLTDNQ; encoded by the coding sequence GTGAGGATTAGTGATATAGCTACGAAACTGGAGTCGTTGGCGCCCATTTCCTATGCAGAGAAATGGGATAATGTGGGACTACTCATTGGTGATCCCAGAACGCCGGTCGAAAGACTCCTTGTGACCTTGGATGTAGATGCAGACTCGGTACAGTATGCAATCGAGCAGGGTTGTTCCTTGATCATAGCCCATCATCCTTTGATCTTTAAGCCGATACCCAGGATCAACCAAGCAACAGAGCTTGGTCGACTTATATCAGTACTGCTCAAACATGATATTGGAGTATATGTGGCCCATACTAACATGGACGCTGCGAGGGAAGGACTAGGACACTGGGTCGCCGAGCTGTACCATCTTCAGAACGTGAGGATTCTAAGTACCACTCAAAACCAGAATCTGTATAAGATTGTCGTTTATGTCCCCGTAGGCAGCGAAGATAAAGTAAGGGACGCCTTAATAAAGGGTGGCGCAGGACATATTGGAGACTACAGTCATTGTACCTTTCAAGTTCTTGGGACTGGCACCTTCCTCCCCTTGGAAGGTACCAGTCCCTACATTGGTTCTGTTGGGTCCTTAGAAAGGGTGGATGAACTACGCCTGGAAACCATTGTCCCTGGTCATCATCTTCACCGGGCTTTATCCTTAATGATGGCTGCTCATCCTTATGAGGAAGTAGCCTATGATGTATACAAATTGGAGAACCGTGCTGAAGTTGGCATAGGTCGTATTGGTCATCTACCAAAGGAGATGACTCTTAGGGAACTGGCTGAGTACACCGAGGAGATGTTGCACACAACGGTCCGGGTGAGCGGCCAACTAGAACGGCCCATTAACAAGGTAGCCATATGTCCAGGAAGCGGCGGGAACCTTGTGCATACCGCAGGATCCAAGGGTGCTGATGTTTTTGTTACCGGTGATATCAAATACCATGAGGCGTTAGAAGCACAAGCTAGGGGTCTAGCCTTAATCGATGCTGGGCATCGGGCCACGGAACTACCCTTTGTGGAGCGAGTAGCCTGCTATCTTCAAGATGAG
- a CDS encoding PhoPQ-activated pathogenicity-related family protein, whose translation MKKTILLASLISLMLGAFAYAETLEDYVGTGMEDYRWNLTSHTKLDNGVDAYFLDLSSGRWQNIVWNHRLRVLVPPGKPTGAIVFVTGSGSGTAELQWLSEAAVVTRQVVVILHDVPNQPLFGGMKEDELLAFTWTQFLKTKDTTWLCHLPMTRAVVRAMDAVDEFALGQLGRKPKGYMVCGGSKRGWTTWLTAAVDQRILGITPAVYDNLNLPAQLEHQIAAWGDYSFKISDYTSLNLHEIVDTPEGQILVSIVDPYAYREKISVPKLIVNGTNDPYWPVDAIHCYVDDLVGDTYFLYVPNAGHDLGGDPRVIIPTLAAFTQSVLVGDLQLPKLAWEIQEVGNQIQFQVHSDQRVKEGKFWLSISSNRDFRNTNWMSVNAQTNDRDVYHEFYKVKDPLAVYGELTYETPWGSFILCTPVYVFE comes from the coding sequence TTGAAAAAGACCATACTGCTTGCTAGTCTCATCTCGTTAATGCTTGGTGCCTTTGCTTATGCCGAAACCTTAGAGGATTACGTCGGGACAGGTATGGAGGATTACCGCTGGAACTTGACTTCTCATACTAAGCTAGACAATGGTGTTGATGCTTATTTCCTTGATCTGTCCTCCGGTAGGTGGCAGAATATTGTCTGGAACCATCGGCTAAGGGTGCTTGTACCACCAGGAAAACCAACCGGCGCGATCGTCTTTGTTACCGGGAGTGGCTCGGGAACAGCTGAGCTGCAATGGTTATCGGAGGCGGCAGTGGTTACCCGACAGGTAGTCGTTATTCTACACGATGTTCCCAACCAGCCCCTTTTTGGTGGGATGAAAGAAGATGAACTACTGGCTTTCACATGGACTCAATTTCTAAAGACCAAGGATACCACTTGGCTATGTCATTTACCAATGACCCGGGCGGTGGTCAGAGCGATGGATGCTGTAGATGAGTTTGCCTTAGGGCAACTAGGGCGTAAACCGAAGGGATATATGGTCTGCGGTGGATCTAAACGGGGATGGACCACCTGGTTAACTGCAGCGGTGGATCAGCGGATCTTAGGTATTACCCCTGCTGTGTACGATAACCTCAATTTACCTGCCCAACTAGAGCATCAAATAGCAGCTTGGGGAGATTATAGCTTTAAGATAAGCGATTACACTTCTCTTAATCTGCACGAGATCGTAGACACCCCTGAAGGACAGATTCTGGTGAGTATTGTGGACCCCTATGCCTACAGAGAGAAAATCAGTGTACCGAAGCTAATAGTCAACGGTACAAACGACCCCTACTGGCCTGTGGACGCAATCCATTGTTACGTGGATGATCTTGTGGGTGACACCTATTTCCTCTATGTACCTAATGCAGGCCATGATCTCGGGGGAGATCCGAGGGTAATCATTCCCACACTAGCTGCCTTTACCCAAAGCGTGTTGGTAGGGGATCTCCAATTACCTAAGCTAGCATGGGAGATCCAAGAGGTGGGCAATCAGATCCAATTTCAGGTACATTCGGACCAGCGGGTGAAGGAAGGGAAGTTCTGGTTAAGTATTAGCAGTAATAGGGATTTTCGCAACACAAATTGGATGAGTGTCAACGCCCAGACAAATGATCGGGATGTGTATCATGAGTTTTACAAAGTGAAGGATCCCCTGGCTGTCTATGGGGAGCTTACCTATGAGACGCCCTGGGGTAGTTTCATCCTGTGTACACCTGTTTACGTATTTGAATGA
- the ppdK gene encoding pyruvate, phosphate dikinase, with amino-acid sequence MMKKYVYFFGGKESEGNATMRNLLGGKGANLAEMASLGIPVPPGFTISTEACTEFYDNNQEWPKGLKEQVAENLKKVEAAMNATFGSNENPLLFSVRSGARVSMPGMMDTVLNLGLNDETIQGLIRQSNNERFAYDSYRRFIQMYGDVVLGMEHADFERVLEAKKAAKGAKLDTDLTTEDLKEIVAEYKALVKKETGKDFPEEPMEQLHGAINAVFDSWNNPRAIKYREINGIPGHWGTAVNIQTMVFGNMGENSGTGVAFTRNPSTGENVFYGEYLMNAQGEDVVAGIRTPHPISDLKEEMPEIYNQLVNIYLTLEKHYKDMQDIEFTIQEGKLYMLQTRSGKRTATAAVKIAVDLVNEGLIDINTALLRVEPTQLDQLLHPQISPKTKYDAVAKGLPASPGAAVGRVVFDAEEAEQLVHDGEKVILVRTETSPEDIGGMHVAEGILTSRGGMTSHAAVVARGMGKCCVAGCGDVAVNEAAQQCTIKGHTVKKGDWITLNGTTGEVILGQVELVQPELSGDLGVLLGWADELRTLKVRTNADTPVDAEVARDFGAEGIGLCRTEHMFFGEDRIMAVREMILADNIEARKKALAKILPYQKEDFLGIFKAMKDLPVTIRLLDPPLHEFLPHDEGIRKKVAAELGVSDEVLQEKVESLKEFNPMLGHRGCRLGVTYPEIYRMQVRAIFEAACELTKEGYTIIPEVMIPLVGKVTEFAYLKKECVEVAEAVMAEFGVKLEYHIGTMIEVPRATLTADEIALQADFFSFGTNDLTQMTFGFSRDDAKFLDDYKEKGILEKDPFQTLDVDGVGQLVRIAVEKGRGAKPGLKLGICGEHGGDPASIEFCHEVGLDYVSCSPYRVPIAKLAAAQAKIKQGQ; translated from the coding sequence TTGATGAAAAAGTATGTTTACTTTTTTGGTGGTAAAGAGTCGGAAGGCAATGCCACCATGCGCAATCTACTAGGGGGAAAAGGTGCTAATTTGGCTGAAATGGCGAGTTTGGGCATTCCTGTACCGCCTGGTTTTACCATAAGCACTGAGGCTTGTACCGAGTTTTATGATAACAATCAAGAGTGGCCAAAGGGATTGAAGGAACAGGTAGCCGAGAATCTAAAGAAGGTTGAAGCTGCCATGAATGCTACCTTCGGTTCTAATGAAAATCCCCTGCTGTTTTCCGTTCGGTCCGGTGCTAGGGTTTCCATGCCTGGGATGATGGATACTGTCTTGAATTTGGGCCTTAATGACGAGACGATCCAAGGCTTGATTAGGCAGTCGAATAACGAACGTTTTGCCTATGATAGCTATCGGCGCTTCATCCAGATGTATGGTGATGTGGTGTTAGGCATGGAACATGCCGATTTCGAGCGAGTCCTTGAGGCGAAAAAGGCTGCTAAGGGTGCGAAGCTAGATACAGATTTGACCACTGAGGATCTGAAGGAGATCGTGGCGGAGTATAAAGCCCTCGTTAAGAAGGAAACGGGCAAGGACTTCCCCGAAGAGCCTATGGAACAGTTGCACGGGGCGATCAATGCGGTATTTGATTCCTGGAACAATCCCCGGGCCATTAAGTACCGAGAGATTAATGGTATTCCAGGACATTGGGGTACGGCAGTCAATATTCAAACCATGGTCTTTGGTAACATGGGCGAGAACTCAGGTACTGGTGTGGCCTTTACGAGGAACCCCTCGACTGGTGAGAATGTGTTCTACGGCGAGTACCTCATGAACGCTCAAGGTGAAGACGTGGTCGCTGGGATTAGGACCCCGCACCCGATTAGTGATTTAAAAGAGGAAATGCCAGAGATCTACAACCAGCTGGTGAATATTTACCTGACCCTGGAAAAGCACTACAAGGATATGCAGGATATTGAGTTTACCATTCAAGAAGGTAAGCTATACATGTTGCAGACAAGAAGTGGAAAACGGACTGCAACGGCGGCAGTGAAGATTGCTGTGGACTTGGTAAATGAAGGTCTCATTGACATAAACACCGCGCTACTGCGGGTTGAACCGACACAACTGGATCAGCTATTACATCCCCAGATTAGTCCTAAGACCAAGTATGATGCGGTTGCTAAGGGACTTCCTGCTTCTCCAGGAGCAGCTGTGGGTCGTGTAGTATTTGATGCAGAAGAGGCCGAGCAGTTGGTGCACGATGGGGAAAAGGTTATTCTTGTACGAACTGAGACATCACCGGAGGATATCGGCGGGATGCATGTGGCCGAGGGAATCTTGACCTCACGGGGTGGTATGACCTCCCACGCAGCTGTAGTAGCAAGGGGTATGGGGAAATGTTGCGTAGCTGGTTGTGGTGACGTTGCTGTAAACGAGGCAGCACAACAGTGCACCATTAAAGGACATACAGTCAAGAAAGGCGATTGGATTACCTTAAACGGTACCACGGGCGAAGTTATTCTAGGTCAGGTGGAACTGGTACAGCCCGAATTGAGCGGAGATCTGGGCGTACTCTTGGGCTGGGCCGATGAGCTGCGCACCTTAAAGGTTAGAACAAATGCGGATACTCCTGTGGATGCTGAGGTCGCAAGGGACTTTGGGGCCGAGGGTATTGGGCTATGCCGGACGGAGCATATGTTCTTTGGCGAAGACCGGATTATGGCCGTACGAGAGATGATCTTAGCCGATAACATCGAGGCGAGGAAAAAGGCCTTGGCCAAGATCCTTCCCTACCAGAAGGAGGACTTTCTTGGTATCTTTAAGGCCATGAAGGACTTGCCGGTAACCATTCGGTTATTGGATCCTCCCTTGCATGAGTTTTTACCCCATGATGAGGGTATCCGGAAGAAGGTAGCCGCAGAATTAGGTGTTTCCGATGAGGTCCTACAAGAGAAGGTTGAATCCTTGAAGGAGTTCAACCCCATGTTGGGTCATCGAGGCTGTCGACTTGGTGTCACCTATCCAGAGATCTACCGTATGCAGGTTCGGGCGATCTTTGAGGCGGCATGTGAGCTGACTAAGGAAGGGTATACCATTATTCCTGAGGTAATGATTCCCTTGGTCGGAAAGGTTACCGAGTTTGCGTATCTGAAGAAGGAATGTGTAGAGGTAGCCGAAGCGGTAATGGCTGAGTTTGGCGTAAAATTGGAGTACCATATTGGAACCATGATCGAAGTACCCCGGGCAACACTTACCGCGGACGAGATTGCTCTGCAAGCAGACTTCTTCTCCTTTGGTACCAATGACTTAACCCAAATGACCTTTGGGTTTAGCCGGGATGATGCAAAGTTCCTTGATGATTACAAGGAGAAGGGGATTTTGGAGAAGGATCCCTTCCAGACCCTGGATGTGGATGGCGTCGGACAACTAGTAAGGATTGCCGTCGAGAAGGGCCGTGGTGCGAAACCTGGTTTGAAACTCGGTATCTGCGGAGAGCACGGTGGAGATCCTGCTTCGATCGAGTTTTGCCACGAAGTAGGTCTTGACTACGTAAGTTGTTCGCCCTATCGTGTACCAATTGCGAAACTTGCGGCGGCACAGGCCAAGATTAAGCAAGGCCAGTAG
- the rpoD gene encoding RNA polymerase sigma factor RpoD, with product MKKDLTDIKGLKTLIVEGKSAGELSYKQIMDTLQDVDLDPDQIDEVYQMMEKEGINIISADGETADVSENGKDDGDEELELSVPDTVDLDDPVRMYLKEIGRIPLLVAEEEVVLAKRIEQGDESAKRELAEANLRLVVSIAKRYVGRGMLFLDLIQEGNMGLMKAVEKFDYRKGYKFSTYATWWIRQAITRAIADQARTIRIPVHMVETINKLNRVQRELLQELGRDPTPEEIGDIMGLSGERVREIMKIAQEPVSLETPIGEEEDSHLGDFIEDQDALAPAEAASFQMLREQLEDVLDGLTEREEKVLRLRFGIDDGRTRTLEEVGKKFGVTRERIRQIEAKALRKLRHPSRSKKLKDFLE from the coding sequence GTGAAAAAGGACTTGACAGATATCAAAGGTTTGAAGACCTTAATTGTTGAAGGTAAGTCGGCTGGAGAATTAAGCTATAAGCAAATTATGGATACATTGCAGGATGTGGACCTCGATCCGGATCAAATCGATGAAGTCTACCAAATGATGGAAAAAGAAGGTATTAATATCATTTCTGCCGATGGTGAAACAGCTGATGTATCTGAGAATGGCAAAGATGACGGTGACGAAGAGCTGGAACTGTCGGTGCCGGATACGGTAGATCTCGATGATCCGGTACGGATGTATCTAAAGGAGATCGGTCGGATTCCCTTATTAGTTGCCGAAGAGGAAGTGGTGTTGGCTAAGCGGATTGAGCAAGGGGATGAGAGTGCCAAAAGAGAATTGGCCGAGGCAAATCTGCGCTTGGTGGTGAGTATTGCCAAACGGTATGTGGGCCGTGGGATGCTTTTTCTCGACCTGATCCAAGAGGGAAACATGGGCTTAATGAAAGCCGTCGAAAAGTTTGACTATCGTAAGGGATACAAGTTTAGCACCTATGCCACATGGTGGATCCGCCAGGCAATTACTAGAGCAATAGCTGATCAGGCCCGTACCATTCGGATTCCGGTACACATGGTAGAGACGATAAATAAGCTGAATCGGGTACAGCGAGAGTTGCTACAAGAGTTAGGGCGGGATCCAACACCTGAGGAGATAGGTGATATTATGGGTCTTTCTGGAGAACGGGTCCGAGAGATTATGAAGATTGCGCAGGAACCAGTGTCTTTGGAAACGCCAATTGGCGAAGAGGAAGACAGTCACTTGGGTGACTTTATTGAAGACCAAGATGCGTTAGCGCCTGCAGAGGCCGCATCCTTCCAAATGCTACGAGAACAGCTAGAAGACGTTCTGGATGGCTTGACGGAAAGAGAGGAAAAAGTTCTCAGACTCCGGTTTGGAATTGATGACGGCAGAACGCGTACTCTAGAAGAAGTGGGGAAGAAATTTGGTGTCACCAGGGAACGGATCCGTCAGATTGAGGCGAAGGCGCTGCGTAAATTGCGGCATCCGAGTCGTAGCAAGAAGCTGAAAGACTTTCTTGAGTAA
- the dnaG gene encoding DNA primase, producing MLVPLLTKEVIEEVRVRNDIVDIISGYVDLKQSGKNHLGLCPFHSERTPSFTVSAEKQLYYCFGCGAGGNVFNFIMDIENLEFVDAVKFLATRVGVTIEQWSSPESQKQLRKREVAYAANEVACEFYVRCLGETKRAQPARDYLAKRGLSPKVVEDFQLGYAPAGFGVLKGALGRTGIDEQTAVEAGLLITSSKHGRTYDRFRHRIMFPIWNPQGRIIGFGGRILDGDGPKYLNSPESPIFSKKENLYGLHLARASIRREKRVVVVEGYMDCISLHQVGITNVVASLGTAFTREHARLLAKESREVVIAYDADTAGIAATLRSLDILAEQGLRVLVMSLPLGEDPDSFIQSRGVEGWKELEGNALSLLDFKIHAGLQGVDKEDSNWQIHGTQAILPILLDIESPVVLETYLGKVSTLLDLPTDVLRAEVDRHKQGQRRTRRRRHITGKAGYNSKDQEPNVANNRYLAERRLLQWVLLHPDYLEIVRTEITEEYFACPAFRRIYCVLLENNYGSSTRIDQIYDLVQDDEVRKTLGFLLNLSADNLPDLQDCINRTRELYYRRWLSSLEKRLKNLDRNAADYLEELADLLIQYRECKESLVQWKK from the coding sequence TTGTTGGTTCCCCTCCTCACAAAAGAGGTAATCGAGGAGGTCCGCGTCCGTAATGATATTGTCGATATAATTTCCGGTTATGTTGATTTAAAACAAAGCGGCAAGAATCACCTTGGACTTTGTCCCTTTCACTCAGAAAGAACGCCGTCTTTTACTGTATCGGCAGAGAAGCAGCTGTATTATTGTTTTGGCTGTGGAGCCGGTGGAAATGTCTTTAACTTTATCATGGACATTGAAAACCTAGAGTTTGTCGATGCTGTTAAGTTTTTAGCCACCCGTGTTGGTGTCACCATAGAGCAATGGTCCTCACCGGAAAGCCAAAAACAGCTGCGTAAAAGGGAAGTCGCCTATGCCGCAAATGAAGTGGCCTGTGAGTTCTATGTCCGCTGCCTTGGGGAGACCAAGCGTGCCCAGCCGGCTAGGGATTATCTAGCTAAAAGGGGACTCAGCCCGAAGGTTGTGGAGGACTTTCAGTTAGGGTATGCCCCGGCGGGCTTCGGGGTTTTGAAGGGAGCCTTGGGGCGTACGGGCATAGACGAGCAAACAGCTGTTGAAGCGGGTCTGCTTATTACCTCTAGTAAGCATGGTCGGACCTACGATCGATTTCGTCATCGGATCATGTTTCCGATCTGGAATCCCCAAGGCAGGATCATAGGATTTGGCGGTCGTATTCTTGATGGTGATGGTCCTAAGTATCTTAATTCTCCTGAGTCTCCGATTTTTAGTAAGAAGGAGAACCTTTATGGGTTACACTTAGCCCGGGCCAGTATTCGTAGGGAAAAACGGGTAGTAGTAGTGGAAGGCTACATGGACTGTATTAGCTTACATCAAGTTGGTATTACCAATGTGGTGGCATCACTAGGTACTGCTTTTACTAGAGAACACGCCCGACTCCTTGCCAAGGAGTCCAGGGAGGTTGTTATTGCCTATGATGCAGATACCGCCGGGATTGCAGCCACGTTACGGAGTCTGGATATCCTAGCAGAGCAAGGGCTTAGGGTCTTGGTTATGAGCCTGCCTTTAGGTGAGGATCCGGATAGTTTTATTCAGTCTAGAGGGGTTGAAGGTTGGAAGGAGCTTGAAGGAAATGCTCTTTCACTCCTAGATTTCAAGATTCATGCAGGACTACAGGGTGTAGACAAGGAGGATAGTAATTGGCAGATCCATGGCACCCAAGCGATACTACCGATTCTTCTTGATATAGAGAGCCCGGTGGTGCTGGAGACCTACCTCGGAAAGGTCAGTACCCTGCTTGACCTACCGACAGACGTACTTCGGGCTGAGGTGGACAGGCATAAACAAGGACAAAGACGAACTAGGCGGCGTCGGCATATAACTGGAAAAGCGGGATATAATAGTAAAGATCAGGAGCCGAACGTAGCAAACAATAGGTATCTTGCGGAACGAAGACTATTGCAGTGGGTATTGCTCCATCCTGACTACCTTGAAATTGTTCGGACGGAAATTACGGAAGAATATTTTGCATGTCCGGCTTTTCGCAGGATATATTGTGTGCTTCTCGAAAACAATTATGGTAGTAGTACTAGGATAGATCAGATTTACGATTTAGTCCAGGACGATGAAGTGCGCAAGACTTTAGGGTTCTTGCTGAACCTATCGGCGGATAATTTGCCGGATTTACAGGATTGTATCAATAGAACACGGGAGCTTTACTATCGACGTTGGTTAAGCAGCTTAGAGAAAAGGCTCAAGAATCTAGATCGCAATGCTGCTGACTATCTTGAAGAGTTGGCGGATTTGCTAATACAGTATAGAGAATGCAAGGAATCATTGGTGCAATGGAAAAAGTAA
- a CDS encoding mechanosensitive ion channel family protein, producing MQALWESALPYLHRIPTAALTLIVLYLVTQLIKKVIGEALSLSRIDPTLTSLVLSIISTVSWIIIFAAVFNVMGLTEISLALGGSIALVAMALATGFSNVTQDLLAGIFLISDKDFKVGYRIRSGNIEGYIEEITIRKTKIMDDEGKLHAIPNRTIDSAVYIIIERGESHHASQIAATDEA from the coding sequence ATGCAAGCCCTATGGGAATCTGCCCTACCTTATCTACACAGAATACCTACTGCTGCGCTTACCTTAATTGTCCTATACCTGGTTACACAGCTAATCAAGAAGGTAATCGGCGAAGCATTGTCCCTCAGTCGGATTGATCCGACTCTAACCTCACTGGTATTGTCCATTATCAGTACGGTAAGTTGGATCATTATTTTCGCGGCTGTTTTCAACGTGATGGGACTAACAGAAATCTCCTTGGCCTTAGGTGGGTCTATCGCGTTGGTAGCCATGGCCCTGGCCACGGGGTTCTCCAATGTAACCCAAGACCTATTGGCCGGCATCTTCCTCATTTCCGATAAAGACTTCAAAGTTGGCTATCGGATCAGGTCAGGAAACATCGAAGGGTATATTGAGGAGATCACCATCAGAAAAACGAAGATAATGGATGACGAGGGCAAGTTACATGCAATCCCTAACCGCACCATTGACTCCGCGGTCTACATCATCATTGAACGCGGGGAATCTCACCATGCAAGTCAAATAGCGGCCACTGATGAAGCCTAG
- a CDS encoding deoxyguanosinetriphosphate triphosphohydrolase encodes MVNTRQYQEEFEEKYLSPLASKSRNSVGRVVPEEECSLRTAFQRDRDRIIHCNAFRRLKHKTQVFISPEGDHYRTRLTHTLEVAQISRTVARALWLNEDLTEAIALGHDLGHTPFGHGGERTLDQLYPSGFRHNEQSLRVVDVLESSLGRTGLNLTWEVRDGIACHTGPKMPATLEGEIVRICDRIAYVNHDLEDAVRAGLIQPKDLPSNCNIPRGQRINAMVKDLVEYSYGKQRISMSPEVSQATASLRQFLFERVYLDAVAKVEERKVEGLLSQLYEYYVMNPETAKGHIDIEEDDPQLLAKDYIAGMTDRYALCEYQRLFLPGRWEGR; translated from the coding sequence TTGGTCAATACGAGGCAGTACCAAGAGGAATTCGAGGAGAAATATTTATCTCCCCTAGCTAGCAAAAGCAGAAATTCGGTCGGCCGAGTGGTGCCAGAGGAGGAGTGTTCCCTGCGGACAGCCTTCCAGCGGGATCGGGACCGGATTATTCACTGTAATGCTTTTCGTCGATTGAAACACAAGACCCAGGTGTTTATCTCACCGGAGGGGGATCACTACCGGACACGACTTACCCACACCCTGGAGGTGGCTCAGATTAGTCGTACCGTTGCCCGGGCCCTTTGGCTAAATGAGGATCTTACAGAGGCCATCGCCTTAGGCCATGACCTTGGTCACACCCCCTTTGGCCATGGGGGGGAACGTACACTAGATCAGCTTTACCCCTCTGGGTTTAGACATAATGAACAGAGTTTGCGGGTGGTGGATGTCTTAGAAAGTAGTCTAGGAAGAACAGGGCTAAACCTCACTTGGGAGGTACGGGACGGCATTGCCTGCCATACAGGACCGAAAATGCCGGCCACCCTGGAGGGTGAGATCGTCCGGATTTGCGATCGGATTGCCTATGTTAATCATGATCTGGAAGATGCGGTTCGGGCTGGGCTGATTCAACCAAAGGATCTTCCATCGAATTGCAATATTCCCCGAGGACAGCGGATTAATGCCATGGTCAAGGATCTGGTGGAATACAGCTATGGTAAGCAGAGGATCAGCATGAGTCCCGAAGTGAGCCAGGCCACCGCGTCCCTCAGACAGTTTCTCTTTGAACGGGTGTACTTGGATGCGGTAGCGAAGGTCGAGGAAAGAAAGGTTGAAGGACTGCTGAGCCAACTCTATGAATACTATGTAATGAACCCCGAAACGGCAAAGGGACATATAGATATTGAAGAAGATGATCCCCAGCTTTTAGCTAAAGACTATATTGCTGGAATGACGGACCGCTATGCGCTCTGTGAATACCAACGCTTGTTTTTGCCCGGGCGTTGGGAGGGAAGATAA